The window TAAAATAAGAATCATACCAAAACTTGTATTTAGACATAGTAAACCTGCAATTGCAGGTGTTGAAATAATGTCTGGAATAATACAAAGAGGTGTGACACTTATTAATGAAAAAGGAAACGTAGTAGGAAAAGTTGAAAGTATGGAAGATAATGGAGAAAATCTTTCAAAAGCATCTCGTGGATCACAAGTTGCAATGGCAATATCTGATGCAGTATTTGAAAAAGACTTCGAAGAAGGAGATGTACTATACGTTGACATGTCAGAGCGAAACTTCTTAGCAATAGAAGAAGAATTTGATAGTAAACTTCTTGATGATGAACGTCATACAATGGATGAACTTAAAGAAATCAAACAACAATCAGAAGATCCTAACTGGGGAGTAATAAACACTGATTGGAGTGAGCTTGACACACTAGATGAAGATGAATATGAAGACTTCTACGAATAGCTAAAAAAAAATAATAAGTCGTAGAATTATGTACTAAAGCGTTTAATTGTGTAAAAAAAAATAATAATAAAAAAAAAGTATAAAAAATTTAAAAGTAAAAAAAAATGGATGGTTATTATACATAATATCATTTACAATTTTTTTGCACAATTTAAAAATAAATACTAAAAAAAAATATTATATTTTTTTACTTTTAGATTAAAAAATTTAAAAAAAAATTTAAAAAAATAAACTTAAAAAGGAGACATATAATGGTATACAAAGTAGTAGTATCAGATGAAGATGTAACATACCAATTAGAACTTGATGATAAAGATGCAAACGTTGTAAATGGTCTTAAAATCGGAGACGAATTTGCAGGAGGAGTTCTAGGACTCAAAGGTTACAAATTAGAAATAACCGGTGGTAGTGACAAAAACGGTTTCCCAATGAAAGCAGATGTAGATGGAACACGCAGATTCAAAAGTCTAGTAGATGGTGGAACAGGATTTAAACCTACCAAAAAAGGATTAAGAAGAAGAAAAACAGTACGTGGAAACACAATTGCTGATGATATATCCCAAATAAATGTAAAAGTTTCAGAAAGAGGAGATCAAACACTAGCTGAAATTTTCGCAGAACCAGAAGAAGAACAAGCAGAAGAATAGATAATATAAAATAATTTATATTATCCCACAAAAATTGGAGGTGTAACTTATGGATGTACAATCCGAAGTTAACATTGGATTAGTAGGTCACGTTGATCATGGAAAAACAACATTAACCAAAGCACTATCTGGAATATGGACAGATACTCACAGTGAAGAAGCAAAAAGAGGAATTTCAATAAGGCTTGGTTATGCTGATATAACATTCAGGAAATGTCCTGTATGTGAAGCACCTCAATGTTACACTACACTAGAAACTTGTGAACACTGTGGTTCTGAAACAGAAATACTCAGAAAAGTATCATTTGTTGATTCACCAGGACACGAAACATTAATGGCAACAATGCTCTCAGGTGCAGCAATAATGGACGGAGCAATCCTTGTAATAGGAGCAAATGAACCATGTCCACAACCACAAACCAAAGAACATTTAATGGCTCTTGATGTAATTGGTGTAAAAAATGTTATTGTAGTACAAAATAAAATTGATACAGTAACAAAAGAAAAAGCAATTGAAAACTATAATGAAATAAAAGAATTTGTAAAAGGAACATGTGCAGAAGGTGTACCAATCATACCTATAAGTGCACAACAAGGTGCTAATATAGATATTCTTATTGAAACAATACAAGATTATATAAAAACACCAGAACGTTCTCTTGAATCAAATCCAAAATTATATGTTGCAAGATCATTTGATATAAATAAGCCTGGAACAACACCTAAAAAAATTAACGGTGGAATTATTGGAGGATCTCTTGTTGAAGGAAAACTTAAAGTTGGAGAAGACATTGAAATCAAACCAGGAATTCAAGTTAAAAATAAAGGTAAAACAGAGTGGAAAAGTTTAACATCCACAATCACAGGACTTGAAGCAGCAGATAACTTTGTTGATGAAGTACAACCAGGAGGACTTATTGGAGTAGCACTTAAACTAGATCCATCACTTACAAAAGCAGATTCATTATCAGGATCTATTGCTGGAAAACCTGGAACATTACCACCAACAATACAAGAATTTACAATGGAAACATTCCTACTTGATCGTGTAGTTGGTACAAAAGATGAAACAGATGTAGAACCTATTCATTCATCAGAAAACCTAATGATAAACATAGGTACAACAACAACTGTAGGACTTGTAAGTAGTGCACGTAATAATACCGTAGATGTACAACTAAGATTACCTGTATGTGCAGAAGATGGACAACGTGTAGCTTTAAGTCGTCGTGTTGGAGCTAGATGGAGACTTATAGGTTATGGAATCATCAAAATGTA of the Methanosphaera cuniculi genome contains:
- a CDS encoding translation initiation factor IF-2 subunit gamma, translated to MDVQSEVNIGLVGHVDHGKTTLTKALSGIWTDTHSEEAKRGISIRLGYADITFRKCPVCEAPQCYTTLETCEHCGSETEILRKVSFVDSPGHETLMATMLSGAAIMDGAILVIGANEPCPQPQTKEHLMALDVIGVKNVIVVQNKIDTVTKEKAIENYNEIKEFVKGTCAEGVPIIPISAQQGANIDILIETIQDYIKTPERSLESNPKLYVARSFDINKPGTTPKKINGGIIGGSLVEGKLKVGEDIEIKPGIQVKNKGKTEWKSLTSTITGLEAADNFVDEVQPGGLIGVALKLDPSLTKADSLSGSIAGKPGTLPPTIQEFTMETFLLDRVVGTKDETDVEPIHSSENLMINIGTTTTVGLVSSARNNTVDVQLRLPVCAEDGQRVALSRRVGARWRLIGYGIIKM
- a CDS encoding 30S ribosomal protein S6e — encoded protein: MVYKVVVSDEDVTYQLELDDKDANVVNGLKIGDEFAGGVLGLKGYKLEITGGSDKNGFPMKADVDGTRRFKSLVDGGTGFKPTKKGLRRRKTVRGNTIADDISQINVKVSERGDQTLAEIFAEPEEEQAEE